Proteins encoded by one window of Chryseobacterium sp. POL2:
- a CDS encoding hydroxymethylglutaryl-CoA reductase, degradative, with translation MNHQPVEGFSKLSKQQKIDWLIKEYLSQDRSYEQILQQYWNNDHDIQKLHEEFSENTISNFYMPYGIAPNFLIDGKLLALPMAVEESSVVAAASKAAKFWLDKGGFKTTIINTKKLGHTHFILNVEPHKLQHFFNFKLKKKLFEATEDITANMRKRGGGILNIRLIDKTAEMENYFQLKASFDTVDSMGANFINSCLEQFGKTLKEEIALEEDFTPEEKASLQVVMNILSNYTPDCIVRAEVSCLIEELKDDSGISNEEFAWKFKQAVSIAEIEPYRATTHNKGIMNGVDAVVIATGNDFRATEACAHAYASRNGKYSSLTHCTIDNGIFRFWIDLPISVGVVGGLTNLHPLVKFSLALLGKPSAQELMSILAVSGLAQNFGALRSLVTTGIQKGHMKMHLFNILNQFGATEAEKQHFVTYFKDKTVSHHEVISELNKLRGQ, from the coding sequence ATGAATCACCAACCCGTTGAAGGTTTTTCAAAACTATCCAAACAACAAAAAATAGATTGGTTAATCAAAGAATATCTTAGCCAAGATCGTAGCTACGAGCAGATCTTACAACAATATTGGAATAACGATCACGACATACAAAAACTGCATGAAGAATTCTCGGAAAACACCATTTCCAATTTTTATATGCCTTACGGAATTGCGCCTAATTTCCTTATCGATGGCAAATTATTAGCGCTTCCTATGGCTGTTGAAGAAAGCTCTGTTGTAGCAGCAGCGTCCAAAGCAGCAAAATTTTGGTTGGACAAAGGCGGTTTCAAAACAACCATTATCAACACCAAAAAATTAGGTCACACTCATTTTATATTGAATGTTGAACCACACAAACTGCAACATTTTTTTAATTTTAAATTAAAGAAAAAACTTTTCGAAGCGACCGAAGATATCACCGCAAATATGAGGAAACGTGGTGGCGGCATTTTGAATATCAGATTGATTGACAAAACCGCCGAAATGGAAAATTATTTTCAGCTGAAAGCGAGTTTTGATACGGTGGATTCTATGGGCGCCAATTTTATCAACTCGTGTTTGGAACAATTTGGAAAAACCTTGAAAGAGGAAATTGCTTTAGAAGAAGATTTCACTCCAGAAGAAAAAGCCTCTTTGCAAGTGGTTATGAATATTCTTTCCAACTACACCCCAGACTGCATCGTTCGCGCCGAAGTATCTTGCCTAATTGAGGAGCTGAAAGATGATAGCGGCATTTCCAATGAAGAGTTTGCATGGAAGTTTAAACAAGCAGTGAGCATTGCCGAGATCGAACCTTACCGCGCAACAACGCACAACAAAGGCATTATGAATGGCGTAGATGCCGTAGTTATCGCGACAGGAAACGACTTCCGTGCGACAGAAGCCTGCGCCCACGCCTATGCTTCTAGGAACGGTAAATATTCGTCATTAACGCATTGCACAATAGATAACGGCATATTTAGATTTTGGATTGACTTACCAATTTCCGTGGGTGTAGTTGGCGGATTAACCAATCTTCATCCATTGGTAAAATTCTCTTTAGCACTTTTAGGAAAGCCTTCTGCACAAGAGTTGATGAGTATTTTAGCGGTTTCTGGATTAGCACAAAACTTCGGAGCCTTGCGTTCTTTGGTGACAACGGGAATCCAAAAAGGTCACATGAAAATGCACTTGTTTAACATCCTTAATCAGTTTGGGGCAACCGAAGCAGAAAAACAACATTTTGTGACGTATTTTAAAGACAAAACGGTAAGTCACCATGAAGTGATTTCGGAATTGAATAAACTGAGAGGACAATAA
- a CDS encoding PepSY-like domain-containing protein yields the protein MKPIIYLCIFCLSIFTQAQEKEIPVDKVPQGISNYIKKHFPDSKIVKLTEENTKFGTEYNVSLDNKIELDFDHKNQLEDIESKSMQELPNSVVPKNVWDYAKANYLTQQIIGWEKENKKQRLDLSNGWVLEFNEKGIFLGIKK from the coding sequence ATGAAACCAATAATCTATTTATGTATTTTCTGTTTGTCAATTTTTACACAAGCTCAAGAAAAAGAAATACCCGTTGATAAAGTTCCACAAGGCATTTCAAATTATATAAAGAAACATTTTCCCGATTCCAAAATTGTAAAACTAACTGAAGAAAACACAAAATTTGGCACCGAATATAATGTGAGTCTTGATAATAAAATCGAATTGGACTTTGATCATAAAAACCAATTGGAAGATATCGAAAGCAAGTCCATGCAAGAACTCCCTAACTCTGTTGTACCTAAAAATGTTTGGGATTACGCGAAAGCCAATTATTTGACTCAACAAATTATCGGTTGGGAAAAAGAAAACAAAAAACAACGTCTGGATCTAAGCAATGGTTGGGTTTTGGAATTCAACGAAAAAGGCATTTTCTTAGGAATAAAAAAGTAA
- a CDS encoding DMT family transporter — translation MSWIILIIAGLFEVAFASCLGKAKETSGTESYFWYAGFLVCLTISMLGLMKATQNLPIGTAYAVWTGIGAIGTVLVGIFIFKEPATFWRLFFITTLIGSIIGLKSASH, via the coding sequence ATGAGCTGGATTATATTAATTATCGCAGGATTATTTGAAGTTGCCTTCGCATCTTGTCTAGGAAAAGCAAAAGAAACATCGGGAACAGAATCTTATTTTTGGTATGCAGGATTCTTGGTATGCCTCACCATAAGTATGCTAGGCCTTATGAAGGCGACCCAGAATTTACCCATCGGAACAGCCTACGCCGTCTGGACAGGAATTGGTGCTATAGGAACCGTTTTGGTAGGAATTTTCATTTTTAAAGAGCCCGCAACATTTTGGCGTTTATTTTTCATAACCACTTTGATAGGTTCTATTATTGGACTAAAATCTGCCAGTCACTAA
- the uvrC gene encoding excinuclease ABC subunit UvrC — protein sequence MNPSLELQLKTLTSDPGVYRYYDKNEQLLYVGKAKNLKKRVLSYFNKNLSSYRTRIMVGKIFRLETTVVNSEYEALLLENNLIKEHQPFYNVMLKDDKTYPWICIKNEAFPRIFMTRNVIKDGSEYFGPYAKVRPAKILLDTIKHIYKLRTCNLNLSEDKIESGKYKVCLEYHIKNCEGPCEALETEEEYNEKIDAIRGIIKGDFRKAKDYLINQMMRYAADLKFENAQMIKERIDALEDYQTKNTIVNPNIDDVDVFGMTSDETAAYVNFFKIRNGNIIQSFTTEIKKILDESDEDILEEALIEIRQKFGSDSKEILIPFHLSVEIPNVKLIVPKVGDKKRIVELSEKNAKEYRLEKLKQVQIVDPDRHTNRIMAEMKQLLRMPVEPRHIEGFDNSNIQGTNPVSACVVFKDGKPSKADYRIFHPKTVVGANDFATMEEVIYRRYKRMLDEGEALPQLILIDGGKGQLSSSVKSLKLLGLYGKITIIGIAKRLEEIFFPDDSIPLYLDKKSETLKILQRVRDEAHRFGVRHHRTRRKNSTIKSELEEIPGVGPKSIELLLSKLKSVKRIKEANLETLEEILGKSKAKVVWEYFNNGN from the coding sequence ATGAATCCTTCTTTAGAACTTCAGTTAAAAACTTTGACATCCGATCCTGGCGTTTATCGTTATTATGATAAAAACGAGCAATTGCTTTATGTCGGAAAAGCTAAAAATCTTAAGAAAAGAGTCCTTTCTTATTTCAACAAAAATTTGTCAAGTTATCGTACCAGAATTATGGTTGGTAAAATTTTTCGTTTGGAGACAACCGTTGTTAATAGCGAGTACGAAGCGCTTTTGTTGGAAAATAATTTGATAAAAGAGCATCAGCCGTTTTATAATGTGATGCTTAAAGATGACAAAACTTATCCGTGGATTTGTATTAAAAACGAAGCTTTCCCAAGAATTTTTATGACTCGGAATGTTATTAAAGACGGTTCGGAATATTTTGGTCCTTATGCAAAAGTGCGTCCAGCAAAAATTCTTTTAGATACGATAAAACATATTTATAAACTCCGAACTTGTAACCTAAATCTTTCGGAGGACAAAATTGAAAGTGGCAAATATAAAGTCTGTCTCGAATATCATATTAAAAATTGTGAAGGACCGTGCGAAGCTTTGGAAACCGAAGAAGAGTATAATGAAAAAATTGATGCAATCCGAGGAATTATTAAAGGGGATTTCCGAAAGGCAAAAGACTATTTGATCAATCAGATGATGCGCTATGCGGCTGATCTTAAGTTCGAAAATGCGCAGATGATAAAAGAAAGAATAGATGCTTTGGAAGATTATCAAACAAAAAATACCATTGTTAACCCCAATATAGATGATGTTGATGTATTTGGGATGACAAGCGACGAGACCGCAGCATATGTCAATTTTTTTAAAATAAGAAACGGGAATATTATTCAGAGTTTTACAACAGAAATTAAGAAGATTCTGGATGAAAGCGACGAAGATATTTTGGAAGAAGCTTTAATTGAGATTCGACAAAAATTTGGGTCAGATTCCAAAGAGATATTAATCCCATTTCATCTAAGTGTTGAAATTCCTAATGTAAAACTTATTGTTCCGAAAGTTGGTGACAAAAAACGTATAGTTGAACTCTCGGAAAAAAATGCAAAAGAATATCGACTTGAAAAATTAAAACAAGTCCAAATTGTGGATCCTGATCGTCACACCAATCGCATTATGGCGGAGATGAAACAGCTTCTGCGCATGCCTGTTGAGCCACGACATATTGAAGGTTTTGACAATTCTAATATTCAAGGGACAAATCCTGTTTCGGCTTGTGTGGTCTTCAAGGATGGAAAACCTAGTAAAGCAGATTATAGAATTTTTCATCCCAAAACCGTCGTGGGTGCTAACGACTTTGCAACGATGGAAGAAGTGATATATCGACGTTACAAAAGAATGTTGGATGAAGGCGAAGCTTTACCACAATTGATATTGATAGATGGAGGAAAAGGACAACTATCTTCTTCGGTGAAGAGTCTTAAATTACTTGGTTTATATGGTAAAATTACAATAATTGGTATTGCAAAACGTTTGGAAGAAATCTTTTTTCCTGACGATTCTATTCCGTTGTATCTAGATAAAAAGTCGGAAACTTTAAAAATACTTCAGCGTGTTCGTGATGAGGCGCATCGTTTTGGGGTTCGACATCACAGAACGCGACGTAAAAATTCTACGATAAAATCGGAGTTGGAAGAAATTCCGGGAGTCGGTCCGAAATCAATTGAATTATTACTATCCAAATTAAAATCGGTGAAACGAATAAAAGAAGCCAACTTGGAAACTTTAGAAGAAATACTTGGAAAGTCCAAGGCTAAAGTAGTTTGGGAATATTTTAATAATGGAAATTAA
- a CDS encoding DUF2059 domain-containing protein, translating into MKKVILIFGLITCSFSFAQTKEQKVERLMEVMGMQKNMALMFDQMMQHYNETYPNVPSIFWTKFRENINYKDLQSKMIPVYSKHFTGEDIDGLIKFYQSPLGQKTITTLPQIMQESMAIGQEWGINIGNKIIEDLEKDGYLQNPPPPMETN; encoded by the coding sequence ATGAAGAAAGTAATTTTAATATTCGGTTTAATCACATGTTCGTTTTCTTTTGCACAAACCAAAGAGCAAAAAGTTGAGAGGCTAATGGAAGTTATGGGCATGCAAAAGAATATGGCCTTGATGTTTGACCAAATGATGCAACATTACAACGAAACATATCCTAATGTCCCTTCTATTTTTTGGACAAAGTTTCGTGAAAACATCAACTACAAAGATTTACAATCCAAAATGATTCCTGTTTACTCCAAACATTTTACAGGAGAAGATATTGATGGACTAATTAAATTCTACCAAAGTCCCCTAGGTCAAAAGACGATAACGACACTTCCACAAATCATGCAAGAAAGTATGGCGATTGGCCAAGAATGGGGAATTAATATTGGAAATAAAATTATAGAAGATCTTGAAAAAGATGGCTATCTGCAAAACCCACCACCTCCAATGGAAACAAATTAA
- the sucC gene encoding ADP-forming succinate--CoA ligase subunit beta has translation MNLHEYQSKEILSKYGVAIQRGFVANNVDEAVAAAEKLTSETGAQAWVVKAQIHAGGRGKGGGVKFSPNMDKLKENASNIIGMQLVTPQTSAEGKKVHSVLVAEDVYYPGESETKEFYVSILLDRALGKNTVVYSTEGGMDIEHVAEVTPHLIHKEVIDATLGLQGFQARKIAFNLGLEGNAFKEFTKFITNLYNAYIGIDASLFEINPVLKTSDNKIIAVDAKVTLDDNAMFRHKDLAELRDTREEDPMDVEAGEAGLNFVKLDGNVACMVNGAGLAMATMDIIKLSGGNPANFLDVGGTADAQRVQTAFGIILRDPNVKAILINIFGGIVRCDRVAQGVVDAYKAMGSLPVPLIVRLQGTNAVEAKKLIDESGLPVHSAITLEEAANKVKEVLGA, from the coding sequence ATGAATCTTCACGAGTATCAATCAAAAGAGATTTTATCAAAGTACGGCGTTGCTATACAACGTGGTTTCGTTGCAAACAACGTAGATGAAGCTGTAGCAGCTGCTGAAAAATTGACTTCTGAAACCGGCGCACAAGCTTGGGTTGTAAAAGCACAAATCCATGCAGGCGGTCGTGGTAAAGGTGGAGGTGTTAAGTTTTCTCCAAACATGGATAAACTTAAAGAAAATGCTTCCAACATCATCGGGATGCAATTGGTAACGCCTCAGACTTCTGCAGAAGGTAAAAAAGTACATTCTGTTTTGGTTGCAGAAGATGTATATTATCCTGGAGAATCAGAAACTAAAGAATTTTACGTTTCAATCCTTTTGGACAGAGCTTTAGGAAAAAACACTGTAGTATATTCTACAGAAGGCGGTATGGATATTGAGCACGTTGCTGAAGTTACGCCACACCTTATTCACAAAGAAGTTATCGATGCTACTTTGGGACTTCAAGGTTTCCAAGCTAGAAAAATCGCTTTCAACCTAGGTCTTGAAGGAAATGCTTTCAAAGAATTTACAAAATTCATCACCAATCTTTACAACGCTTATATCGGCATCGATGCCTCTTTATTTGAAATCAATCCAGTTTTAAAAACTTCAGATAACAAAATTATTGCGGTAGATGCTAAAGTAACTTTGGATGACAACGCAATGTTCCGTCACAAAGACCTTGCTGAACTAAGAGATACAAGAGAAGAAGATCCTATGGATGTTGAAGCTGGCGAAGCTGGTCTTAACTTCGTAAAACTAGATGGTAACGTTGCTTGTATGGTAAACGGAGCTGGTCTTGCAATGGCAACTATGGATATTATTAAGTTATCTGGTGGTAACCCTGCAAACTTCCTAGACGTAGGAGGAACTGCTGATGCACAAAGAGTACAAACAGCTTTCGGAATTATCTTGAGAGATCCTAACGTAAAAGCTATTCTTATTAATATCTTCGGAGGTATCGTAAGATGTGATAGAGTTGCTCAAGGTGTTGTTGACGCTTATAAAGCAATGGGAAGCCTTCCAGTTCCATTGATCGTAAGATTACAAGGAACTAACGCTGTTGAAGCTAAAAAATTAATTGACGAGTCTGGTCTTCCAGTACATTCTGCAATTACTTTGGAAGAAGCTGCTAACAAAGTAAAGGAAGTTTTAGGCGCTTAA
- a CDS encoding Crp/Fnr family transcriptional regulator yields the protein MTPKEIINRISTLSTSSNQKLALLFREEAFQKNEILLQANKLEKDMYFIKSGLVRAFTQYKDQDITFWFGTEGAPILPMNSYVYNKKNYEYIELLEDSILYKVSIETLQKLYLENQEIANWGRILAEKELVTTEQRLISRISMKATDRYLALLSEHPDLLQRASLGHIASFLGITQVSLSRIRAQIK from the coding sequence ATGACGCCGAAAGAGATTATAAATAGAATTTCTACACTTTCAACGAGCTCTAACCAAAAACTGGCTTTACTTTTCAGGGAAGAAGCTTTTCAAAAAAACGAAATCCTACTTCAAGCAAATAAGCTTGAAAAAGACATGTATTTTATAAAGTCTGGTCTGGTGCGTGCTTTCACACAATACAAAGATCAAGACATTACATTTTGGTTCGGGACAGAAGGTGCGCCAATTTTACCAATGAATAGCTACGTTTATAATAAGAAGAACTACGAATATATTGAACTTTTAGAAGATAGTATTTTGTATAAAGTATCTATTGAAACCTTGCAAAAGCTATATTTGGAAAATCAGGAAATCGCCAATTGGGGAAGAATTTTGGCAGAGAAAGAATTGGTTACAACCGAACAACGTCTTATTTCTCGAATTTCGATGAAAGCTACAGATCGCTATTTAGCTTTATTATCCGAACACCCAGATCTTCTACAACGCGCTTCATTAGGCCATATAGCATCTTTTCTTGGCATTACACAAGTCAGCTTGAGCAGAATCCGAGCACAAATCAAATAA
- a CDS encoding MFS transporter codes for MSITFTLAKPKRVSIIRYRTAVFGYFFCQGLGFASWASRIPTIKEALGLSEGQLGAMLLMLPLGQLFTMPLSGKLVTKYGSAKVISVVSILYALILLSISFASNIYMLAASLFLFGIAGNMGSIAVNTQAVAVEKMFRKSIMTSFHGGWSLAGFFGALIGLLTINFHLNTTYHFLIILSLVLINTFWNIKYLVPKVEHASSNAEKIKFKPDAILIQLGIVGFFSMATEGAMFDWTGVYFKDVVKSPTSLVILGYTSFMIMMATGRFLGDFLITKLGKRKVLIISGLLMFVGMMTSVLFPYVATSTIGFMLVGLGVACCVPTVYSMAGKHPSIPPGMAIALVSSISFLGFLMGPPLIGFIAEIFGLRWSFTLFSVFGLAMVVMMFTNSYFKKS; via the coding sequence ATGTCTATTACTTTCACTTTAGCCAAGCCCAAAAGAGTTTCCATTATACGTTATCGAACGGCGGTTTTTGGATATTTTTTCTGTCAAGGACTTGGTTTCGCATCATGGGCAAGTCGTATTCCTACAATAAAAGAAGCGCTAGGTCTTAGCGAAGGACAGTTGGGTGCCATGTTGTTGATGTTGCCATTAGGACAATTGTTTACGATGCCTTTGTCTGGGAAGTTGGTGACGAAATATGGTAGCGCAAAAGTTATTTCTGTTGTTTCCATATTATATGCTTTGATATTGTTGAGTATTTCTTTCGCTTCTAATATTTATATGTTGGCGGCGTCATTATTTTTATTTGGTATTGCTGGTAATATGGGAAGTATTGCGGTTAATACGCAAGCGGTTGCTGTGGAAAAAATGTTTCGGAAATCAATTATGACGTCGTTTCATGGTGGTTGGAGTTTGGCAGGGTTTTTCGGAGCGCTTATCGGATTATTAACGATTAATTTTCATCTTAATACAACCTATCATTTTTTGATTATTCTAAGTTTGGTTTTAATCAATACATTTTGGAATATTAAGTATCTTGTTCCGAAAGTAGAACATGCAAGTTCTAATGCCGAGAAAATAAAATTTAAGCCAGATGCTATTTTAATTCAGTTGGGTATTGTTGGTTTTTTCAGTATGGCGACGGAAGGTGCGATGTTCGACTGGACAGGCGTCTATTTTAAAGATGTTGTGAAATCTCCAACGTCTTTGGTTATTTTGGGTTATACATCATTTATGATTATGATGGCTACAGGAAGGTTTTTGGGTGACTTTCTCATTACTAAATTAGGCAAAAGAAAAGTACTTATTATAAGTGGACTTTTGATGTTTGTGGGGATGATGACTTCTGTATTGTTTCCTTATGTTGCGACGTCAACTATTGGTTTTATGCTAGTCGGTTTGGGCGTTGCGTGTTGTGTGCCAACCGTGTATAGTATGGCGGGGAAACATCCCAGTATTCCTCCAGGAATGGCCATTGCCTTGGTGTCGAGTATTAGCTTTTTAGGTTTTTTGATGGGGCCTCCTTTAATAGGGTTTATTGCGGAAATTTTCGGATTGCGTTGGTCGTTTACCTTGTTTTCTGTATTTGGGTTGGCAATGGTTGTGATGATGTTCACCAATTCTTACTTCAAAAAATCATAA
- the ygiD gene encoding 4,5-DOPA dioxygenase extradiol, whose amino-acid sequence MNINHLNQIVETFAPTPKMPVLFLGHGSPMNAIEDNVFVQGFRKISKEIPTPNAILCVSAHWYTDGTFVTAMQYPKTIHDFYGFPKELFEVEYPAPGSPELAKETTELLSPFAEEDLSWGLDHGAWSVIRHMYPDANIPVIQLSIDYTKSPQYHFELAQKLDKLREKGILIVGSGNIVHNLRMIDWRNINTIGAGWDWAIEAREKTKHWLLEGDFKSLINYTKQGSALQNAIPTPEHFLPLIYTLGLKHKSEELSLFNDALIGGSLSMTSVLIG is encoded by the coding sequence ATGAATATCAATCATCTTAATCAAATAGTCGAGACTTTTGCTCCAACACCCAAAATGCCAGTTTTGTTTTTGGGACATGGCTCGCCGATGAACGCCATCGAAGATAATGTCTTTGTACAAGGATTCAGAAAAATATCAAAAGAAATCCCAACACCCAATGCTATACTTTGTGTGTCGGCCCATTGGTATACAGACGGAACTTTTGTTACCGCAATGCAATATCCAAAGACGATTCATGATTTTTATGGCTTTCCAAAAGAACTGTTCGAAGTGGAATATCCCGCGCCAGGTTCGCCAGAATTGGCTAAAGAAACCACTGAACTTTTGTCGCCTTTTGCCGAAGAAGATCTCAGTTGGGGGTTGGATCATGGCGCGTGGTCGGTGATTCGACATATGTATCCGGACGCTAATATTCCGGTAATCCAATTGAGCATCGATTATACAAAATCGCCTCAATACCATTTCGAACTTGCACAGAAATTAGACAAACTGCGTGAAAAAGGAATTCTGATTGTTGGAAGCGGTAATATTGTACATAATCTTCGAATGATTGACTGGCGAAATATAAATACAATAGGTGCCGGATGGGATTGGGCAATCGAAGCTCGAGAAAAAACCAAGCATTGGTTATTAGAGGGTGATTTCAAAAGTTTAATAAATTATACAAAACAAGGTTCTGCGCTGCAAAATGCAATACCAACGCCCGAACATTTTTTACCCTTGATATATACTCTAGGTTTAAAACACAAGTCGGAAGAGCTTTCACTTTTTAATGATGCATTAATCGGCGGAAGCCTTAGTATGACAAGTGTTTTGATTGGTTAA
- a CDS encoding DUF423 domain-containing protein, which translates to MKTFTLIFGAFYGLLSVILGAFGAHAFKKILSVERLESFETGVRYQMYAAFFLLIVGYILKFETGSEKWISLLMIIGTFLFSFSIYFLSFQDYWGVNLKLLGPITPLGGLFMIISWGMLIWYFAKNKI; encoded by the coding sequence ATGAAAACTTTCACTTTGATATTTGGTGCATTTTACGGTTTATTGTCCGTAATCCTTGGTGCTTTTGGTGCGCATGCTTTTAAGAAAATTCTTTCCGTAGAACGATTAGAAAGTTTCGAAACGGGCGTAAGATATCAGATGTATGCGGCGTTTTTTCTACTAATTGTCGGCTATATTTTAAAATTCGAAACAGGATCCGAAAAATGGATTTCATTATTAATGATTATCGGGACTTTTCTATTTTCGTTTAGTATCTATTTTTTAAGTTTCCAGGATTATTGGGGCGTTAACCTAAAACTTCTTGGACCTATCACGCCATTGGGAGGACTTTTCATGATAATCTCTTGGGGAATGTTGATTTGGTATTTTGCAAAGAATAAAATTTAA
- a CDS encoding YceI family protein, with translation MATKWLLDPAHSEITFKVRHMMISNVKGQFQNFNAEIEAEDDTFEHAKTTAYIDVDSIYTNNTDRDNHLKSADFFNAEANPKITFETGTLNNDITGNLTINGITKPIKLEVEFGGISKDPWGNTKAGFTFEGKISRKEFDLNWNAALETGGVMVGDDVKISGDLQFVKQA, from the coding sequence ATGGCAACTAAATGGCTACTAGATCCAGCACACAGCGAAATTACTTTTAAAGTAAGACACATGATGATCTCTAATGTTAAAGGACAATTCCAAAATTTCAACGCAGAAATAGAGGCAGAAGATGACACTTTTGAACATGCAAAAACTACTGCTTATATTGATGTCGATTCCATTTACACAAATAATACAGATCGTGATAATCACCTGAAATCAGCAGATTTTTTCAATGCAGAAGCGAATCCTAAAATCACTTTCGAAACCGGAACTCTTAATAATGATATCACTGGAAATTTAACAATAAATGGTATTACAAAACCAATTAAATTAGAAGTAGAATTTGGAGGGATTTCTAAAGACCCTTGGGGTAATACCAAAGCCGGTTTCACTTTCGAAGGAAAAATAAGCAGAAAAGAATTTGATCTTAACTGGAATGCCGCATTGGAAACGGGTGGTGTTATGGTGGGTGACGATGTTAAAATATCAGGCGATCTACAGTTTGTAAAACAAGCTTAA
- the hutH gene encoding histidine ammonia-lyase, giving the protein MIYGIDLFTYKDVLEICKDSKKAKLNKVAKEQIIKSQKNVAKIVASDDTVYGINTGFGPLCDVKISEEETAQLQHNLIISHAVGVGKPIDKELSKIMMIAKIHALSKGFSGVSLELIERMILMLEKGIIPVVPEQGSVGASGDLAPLSHLVLPLLGLGQVWDGNKIVDTEKALKKHKLKALKLGPKEGLGLINGTQFILAHAIKGLEKMEYLLDLADMTAAMSLEAYRGSASPFKKELHDIRPFAGSKKVAARMLKFLKNSENLQAHEDCERVQDPYSMRCVPQVHGASRNAFEHLKMMAETELNSVTDNPIVLSAEESISGGNFHGQLMALPLDYATLAAAELGNISDRRSYLLLEGKFGLPRLLTESSGLNSGFMIPQYTSAALVTENKTLCFPASADSIPTSLGQEDHVSMGSISGRKFNQVLDNLVNIFSVELMFAAQGLEFRRPAKCSKIIEENFSIIRSVVPKLEDDRLIGKDMLAIADLIRNRKLKVTV; this is encoded by the coding sequence ATGATTTACGGAATCGATTTGTTTACATATAAAGATGTTTTAGAAATTTGCAAAGACTCAAAAAAGGCAAAACTTAATAAAGTTGCGAAAGAGCAAATTATAAAATCTCAAAAAAACGTGGCTAAAATTGTAGCTTCGGACGATACAGTTTATGGTATCAACACAGGATTTGGACCACTTTGCGACGTGAAAATTTCTGAGGAAGAAACGGCACAGCTGCAACACAACCTCATCATTTCCCATGCAGTTGGCGTTGGAAAGCCAATTGATAAAGAATTGTCAAAAATAATGATGATTGCAAAGATCCATGCATTATCGAAAGGTTTTTCAGGTGTTTCTCTAGAACTTATCGAACGTATGATTTTGATGTTGGAAAAAGGCATTATCCCTGTTGTTCCAGAACAAGGATCTGTCGGTGCTTCGGGGGATTTGGCGCCTTTATCTCATCTTGTGTTACCTCTTTTGGGACTTGGACAGGTATGGGATGGTAACAAAATCGTTGACACTGAAAAAGCTTTAAAAAAACATAAACTAAAAGCATTAAAACTAGGACCAAAAGAAGGTCTAGGATTAATCAACGGTACGCAATTTATTTTAGCCCACGCTATCAAAGGTTTAGAAAAAATGGAATATCTTCTCGACCTTGCCGATATGACGGCAGCGATGAGTCTGGAAGCTTACCGAGGTTCTGCTAGTCCTTTCAAAAAAGAACTGCACGATATTCGCCCCTTTGCTGGAAGCAAAAAAGTAGCAGCAAGAATGTTGAAATTTTTGAAAAATTCGGAAAATCTACAAGCGCACGAAGACTGCGAAAGGGTACAAGACCCCTACTCTATGCGTTGTGTTCCGCAAGTACATGGTGCCAGCAGAAATGCTTTTGAACATTTAAAAATGATGGCCGAAACAGAACTAAATTCTGTAACCGATAATCCTATCGTCTTGAGCGCCGAAGAGTCGATCTCTGGAGGAAACTTCCATGGACAACTGATGGCTTTACCTTTAGATTATGCCACTTTAGCGGCTGCTGAATTGGGTAACATTTCTGACAGAAGAAGTTATCTTTTGCTAGAAGGAAAATTTGGTTTGCCAAGATTGTTGACGGAAAGTTCTGGACTTAACTCAGGATTTATGATTCCACAATATACCTCAGCAGCTTTAGTTACAGAAAACAAAACCCTTTGTTTCCCAGCATCGGCAGATTCTATACCGACAAGTTTAGGTCAAGAAGACCATGTATCTATGGGCAGTATTTCGGGGAGAAAATTCAATCAGGTTTTAGACAATTTGGTAAACATTTTCTCTGTTGAATTGATGTTCGCTGCGCAAGGTTTGGAATTCCGCAGACCAGCAAAATGTTCGAAAATTATTGAAGAAAACTTCAGCATTATAAGAAGTGTTGTCCCAAAATTGGAAGACGATCGACTGATTGGAAAAGATATGTTGGCAATTGCTGATTTAATAAGAAATAGAAAGCTAAAGGTAACTGTTTAA